In one window of Tachypleus tridentatus isolate NWPU-2018 chromosome 2, ASM421037v1, whole genome shotgun sequence DNA:
- the LOC143244085 gene encoding uncharacterized protein LOC143244085 produces the protein MILVKLILATVVILGVVLAAEKSRENVNGETQSRGSENIPKGEMKAIERQDNYQHQPPPPSQQSGYNSQHTIPIPVPLPIPVQAAHIILPGLPQGGGYIGEQQAGSFSGSHLQGQAFNGGHLQGVPFGGGFLQGENHGGTHLQNAKFVGGHLQGIDYGGGSQQGGEFEGGHQKVSGYDSANQQNGGFGGDHLQGEGYSDENKHVEGYSSGNQKDSGLGNDHQQSGVYGGEHLPQPARDHGEYIRQPPHPVYSGERPSQGGEYGVGISSGTDNFPGFAKLPGSDPWPLPQPEMPKIVHLDVKCEKNLMKVAIDFDKPFHGTIFSKGHYNYGNCVHLPAGSGHKSVYFDISINSCGTSGNTQNGFYGYGGPSGSGSFFENTIIVQYDQQVQEVWDQARKLRCIWHDQYEKEVSFRPFPVDMLDVVRADFAGDNVGCWMQIQVGKGPWASEVAGIVKIGQTMTMVLAVKDDENRFDMLVRNCVAHDGRKAPIELVDSRGCIVRPKLMSRFTKVKNFGSSASVLSYAHFQAFKFPDSMEVHFQCTIQICRYQCPEQCAYAVDASIVREDIQEPPPEYLPVSRPREERDVNHEEMTEVGLNRVIRVVSSSDLAFTLQHNETVPVYTTQEDIESGIICMSTPGFAASLVVLLAILVISSLLSTFLCLRQRSQDGALPFPYELSTFKKNKI, from the exons ATGATTCTGGTGAAACTTATATTAGCAACAGTGGTCATTCTTGGG GTGGTGTTAGCAGCTGAGAAGTCTAGGGAAAATGTTAATGGAGAAACTCAGAGTCGTGGATCAGAGAATATACCTAAAGGAGAGATGAAAGCAATAGAAAGACAAGACAACTATCAACACCAGCCACCTCCACCATCTCAACAATCTGGGTACAATTCTCAGCATACTATTCCCATACCTGTTCCTTTGCCAATTCCCGTTCAAGCTGCTCATATTATCCTCCCAGGATTACCCCAAGGTGGAGGTTATATCGGGGAGCAGCAGGCTGGTAGCTTCAGTGGGAGCCATCTACAAGGTCAGGCGTTTAACGGAGGTCACCTCCAAGGTGTTCCATTCGGAGGAGGGTTCCTACAAGGTGAGAATCACGGTGGTACTCATCTTCAAAATGCGAAATTTGTTGGAGGACATTTACAAGGAATAGACTATGGTGGTGGAAGTCAGCAGGGTGGAGAGTTTGAAGGCGGACACCAGAAAGTTAGTGGATATGATAGTGCAAATCAACAGAATGGTGGATTTGGTGGTGATCACCTCCAAGGTGAGGGATATAGTGACGAAAATAAGCACGTTGAAGGATATAGTAGTGGAAACCAGAAGGACAGTGGATTGGGAAACGATCACCAACAGAGTGGAGTATATGGTGGTGAACACCTTCCACAACCTGCTAGAGATCATGGAGAATATATTAGGCAGCCTCCTCATCCAGTATACTCTGGTGAGAGACCATCGCAAGGAGGTGAGTACGGTGTTGGGATTTCATCAGGTACCGACAATTTTCCTGGTTTTGCAAAACTCCCTGGGTCTGACCCATGGCCCCTTCCACAACCCGAAATGCCAAAGATTGTCCATCTAGATGTCAAATGTGAAAAAAACTTGATGAAGGTAGCTATAGACTTCGATAAACCTTTTCATGGTACAATTTTCAGCAAAGGCCATTACAACTACGGCAACTGCGTCCACCTGCCTGCGGGATCTGGACATAAAAGCGTCTACTTTGACATTTCTATTAACAGCTGTGGTACGTCAGGTAACACACAAAATGGTTTTTATGGTTATGGTGGTCCTAGTGGTAGTGGCAGTTTCTTTGAAAATACTATCATTGTACAGTACGACCAACAGGTTCAAGAGGTTTGGGACCAGGCTCGAAAGTTACGTTGTATTTGGCACGATCAGTATGAGAAGGAAGTGTCCTTCCGGCCCTTTCCAGTTGATATGTTGGATGTAGTTCGTGCTGACTTTGCAGGTGACAACGTTGGCTGCTGGATGCAGATCCAGGTTGGAAAAGGTCCTTGGGCTAGTGAAGTGGCAGGGATTGTGAAGATTGGTCAAACGATGACCATGGTACTAGCCGTCAAAGACGACGAGAACAGGTTTGACATGCTTGTTCGGAACTGTGTCGCACACGACGGAAGGAAAGCACCCATCGAGCTAGTTGACAGTAGAGGGTGTATTGTTAGGCCTAAGCTGATGAGTCGTTTCACCAAGGTCAAGAACTTTGGTTCTAGCGCATCTGTGCTTTCGTACGCCCATTTCCAGGCTTTCAAGTTCCCAGATTCCATGGAGGTCCACTTCCAATGTACCATTCAGATCTGTCGGTACCAGTGTCCCGAGCAGTGCGCTTATGCCGTCGATGCTAGTATTGTCCGTGAAGATATACAAGAACCTCCACCGGAATATCTTCCAGTTAGTCGGCCTCGGGAGGAGCGAGACGTCAATCACGAGGAGATGACCGAGGTTGGACTGAACAGGGTGATTCGCGTGGTTTCATCCAGTGACTTGGCCTTTACACTACAACATAATGAAACCGTTCCTGTCTATACCACCCAAGAAGATATTGAGAGTGGTATTATCTGTATGTCTACTCCCGGGTTCGCTGCATCGTTAGTTGTTTTACTGGCCATACTAGTGATTTCTTCCCTTCTATCAACTTTTCTGTGTCTTCGACAACGATCACAAGATGGCGCCTTACCTTTTCCGTATGAACTATCaacgtttaaaaaaaacaagatttaa